In Psychrobacter sp. JCM 18902, a single window of DNA contains:
- the ppsA gene encoding phosphoenolpyruvate synthase, whose product MAAQSTALVINLDQLGKDDIEMVGGKNASLGEMISHLSDLGVSVPGGFATTSNAFNRFLNETGLLDKINSELKTLDVDDVKKLAETGKKIRTWIIEQELPSDLEQEVRQSFETMSGGEDIAVAVRSSATAEDLPDASFAGQQETFLNIRGIDNVLIAIKEVFASLYNDRAISYRVHKGFEHEGVALSAAVQRMVRSETGAAGVMFTLDTESGFDQVVFITSSYGLGEMVVQGAVNPDEFYISKQLLANGKPSVIRRNLGSKHKKMVYGDEGSTTKSVKTVDVEKQDRMQFSLSTEELTSLAKQAVTIEKHYGQAMDIEWAKDGDTNEIFIVQARPETVKSRQDSNVMERYIIDTTNAKVLCEGRSIGQRIGSGKVRIVSNLNEMDKVQEGDVLVSDMTDPDWEPVMKRASAIITNRGGRTCHAAIIARELGVPAIVGCGNATELLVDGQDVTASCAEGDTGFIYESQIDFEVQTNSVESMPELAFKVMMNVGNPDRAFSFTQMPNEGIGLARLEFIINRMIGVHPKALLNMNSLPREIAQAIQERIAGYASPVDFYVDKLVEGISTLAVAFMDQPVIVRMSDFKSNEYANLLGGKLYEPSEENPMLGFRGASRYVSDNFRDCFELECKALKRVRDEMGLTNVEIMIPFVRTVGEAKEVIELLEKNGLKRGENGLRVIMMCELPTNALLADEFLEHFDGFSIGSNDLTQLTLGLDRDSGIVSHLFDERDPAVKKLLTMAIDACRKANKYVGICGQGPSDHPDLAFWLMEQGISSVSLNPDSVLDTWFFLAGEEAK is encoded by the coding sequence ATGGCAGCGCAATCTACAGCACTTGTAATCAATCTTGATCAGCTAGGAAAAGACGACATTGAAATGGTCGGCGGCAAGAACGCATCATTAGGTGAAATGATCAGCCATTTGTCTGATTTGGGTGTTAGTGTTCCAGGCGGCTTTGCCACCACATCAAATGCATTCAACCGCTTTTTGAATGAAACTGGCCTGCTTGACAAAATCAACAGCGAACTAAAAACGCTAGATGTTGATGATGTCAAAAAACTTGCAGAAACGGGTAAAAAGATTCGTACTTGGATTATTGAGCAAGAGCTGCCAAGTGATCTTGAGCAAGAAGTGCGTCAATCGTTTGAAACGATGAGCGGCGGCGAAGACATCGCGGTTGCTGTCCGTTCTTCTGCGACTGCCGAAGATTTGCCAGATGCGTCATTTGCGGGTCAGCAAGAGACTTTCTTGAACATTCGCGGCATTGATAACGTCCTAATTGCAATTAAAGAAGTATTTGCATCACTATATAATGACCGTGCCATCTCTTATCGTGTCCATAAAGGTTTTGAGCATGAAGGCGTTGCCTTATCTGCTGCTGTACAGCGTATGGTTCGCTCAGAAACTGGCGCGGCGGGTGTGATGTTCACGCTAGATACCGAAAGCGGTTTTGATCAAGTGGTATTCATCACCTCAAGCTATGGTCTAGGTGAAATGGTTGTACAGGGCGCGGTTAACCCAGACGAATTCTATATTTCTAAGCAATTGCTAGCCAATGGCAAACCATCGGTGATTCGCCGTAACCTAGGCAGCAAGCATAAGAAAATGGTTTATGGTGATGAAGGTAGCACTACTAAATCAGTAAAAACTGTTGATGTTGAGAAACAAGATCGTATGCAGTTCTCATTATCAACTGAAGAGCTAACCTCTCTTGCTAAACAAGCCGTAACAATCGAAAAGCATTATGGCCAAGCGATGGATATCGAATGGGCAAAAGACGGCGACACTAACGAAATCTTTATCGTTCAGGCACGTCCTGAAACGGTTAAGAGCCGCCAAGACAGCAATGTCATGGAACGTTATATCATCGACACCACTAACGCTAAAGTATTGTGTGAAGGTCGTTCAATCGGTCAACGTATCGGTTCAGGTAAAGTCCGTATCGTTAGCAACTTAAATGAGATGGATAAAGTACAAGAAGGTGATGTACTGGTATCAGACATGACGGATCCGGATTGGGAACCAGTCATGAAGCGTGCTTCTGCTATCATCACTAACCGTGGTGGTCGTACGTGTCACGCAGCGATTATCGCTCGTGAGCTAGGTGTTCCAGCCATCGTTGGTTGTGGTAATGCGACTGAGCTATTGGTTGATGGTCAAGACGTAACTGCTTCTTGTGCCGAAGGTGATACTGGCTTCATTTATGAAAGCCAAATCGACTTTGAAGTACAGACTAACTCTGTTGAGTCTATGCCAGAGCTTGCATTCAAAGTAATGATGAACGTTGGTAATCCAGATCGTGCCTTCTCATTCACGCAAATGCCAAACGAAGGGATTGGTCTTGCGCGTTTAGAATTCATCATCAACCGTATGATTGGTGTGCATCCAAAAGCACTACTGAACATGAACAGCTTGCCACGCGAAATTGCCCAAGCCATCCAAGAGCGTATCGCTGGTTATGCCTCACCGGTAGATTTCTACGTGGATAAGTTGGTCGAAGGTATCTCAACCCTAGCCGTTGCCTTTATGGATCAGCCAGTTATCGTTCGTATGTCAGATTTTAAATCAAACGAATATGCTAACTTGCTTGGTGGTAAATTATACGAGCCATCAGAAGAAAACCCAATGCTTGGTTTCCGCGGTGCCAGTCGTTATGTGTCTGACAACTTCCGTGACTGCTTTGAGCTTGAGTGTAAAGCACTAAAACGCGTACGTGATGAGATGGGCTTGACCAATGTCGAGATTATGATTCCATTCGTTCGTACCGTTGGTGAAGCCAAAGAAGTCATCGAATTACTTGAGAAAAACGGTCTAAAACGTGGCGAAAACGGTTTACGCGTTATCATGATGTGTGAGCTACCAACCAACGCCCTATTGGCAGATGAATTTCTAGAACACTTCGATGGTTTCTCAATCGGCTCTAACGACTTGACTCAGTTGACACTTGGTCTTGACCGTGACTCAGGTATCGTCTCACATCTATTTGATGAGCGTGATCCTGCGGTTAAGAAACTATTGACCATGGCGATTGATGCGTGCCGTAAAGCAAACAAATATGTCGGCATCTGTGGTCAGGGTCCATCAGACCATCCAGATCTCGCGTTCTGGCTCATGGAGCAAGGTATCAGCTCAGTGTCGTTGAACCCTGATTCTGTACTAGATACTTGGTTCTTCTTAGCTGGTGAAGAAGCGAAGTAA
- a CDS encoding RDD family protein, with protein sequence MQAIMQIFLARNNVQAGPYNLEQLNIMLASGEVLLDDLMWHEGLDQWQRVGNLTNNQTVYRPTNLVKPQVNDSIINNVTVFSEDNASNSSDSKSVSLDRLYGKPERPKDTDKNVKADMTTNRQHTPHNNVSLNKSNSNKAASSKDKVVGNVVLAPIMSRVLATAINGLLYLLAIFPLVMALTKMDVDYTKFQNIQDMDAAYQYSMTLMESLPSSTLMMSQVMVFGLFALQLVFITLRGQSLGKLITGIRVVDQTTHRLPSFTKLIGVRTLLLFIIYNLLFSFTSFLGFVIIAIHYYMASKSPENIGWHDKLAKTLVVKADSSQLVKEPKIK encoded by the coding sequence ATGCAGGCAATTATGCAGATTTTCCTTGCTCGAAATAACGTACAAGCTGGTCCCTACAATTTGGAGCAGCTAAATATCATGTTGGCATCTGGTGAAGTACTGCTGGATGATTTGATGTGGCATGAAGGCTTAGACCAATGGCAGCGTGTCGGTAACTTGACCAACAATCAAACGGTTTATAGACCTACCAACCTTGTCAAGCCTCAAGTTAATGACTCTATTATCAATAATGTAACTGTTTTTTCTGAAGACAATGCTAGCAATAGCTCGGATAGCAAATCAGTTTCATTAGATAGATTGTATGGCAAGCCTGAACGTCCGAAAGACACGGATAAAAATGTGAAAGCTGACATGACAACCAATCGTCAGCACACACCGCACAATAATGTGTCACTAAACAAGTCTAATAGCAATAAGGCTGCGTCTAGCAAAGACAAAGTCGTCGGCAATGTGGTACTTGCACCGATTATGTCGCGAGTATTAGCAACGGCCATCAATGGACTACTCTATCTACTCGCTATCTTTCCGCTAGTGATGGCATTGACAAAAATGGATGTGGATTATACCAAATTCCAAAATATCCAAGACATGGATGCGGCTTATCAGTATTCAATGACACTGATGGAGAGTCTTCCTAGTAGCACATTGATGATGTCGCAAGTGATGGTATTTGGCTTATTTGCGCTGCAATTGGTATTTATCACACTGCGTGGTCAGTCACTCGGTAAGCTGATTACGGGTATTCGCGTGGTGGATCAAACCACTCATCGGTTGCCCTCTTTTACCAAGCTTATTGGTGTGCGTACTTTGTTATTGTTTATTATTTATAACTTATTGTTTTCGTTTACTAGCTTCTTAGGGTTCGTGATTATTGCTATTCACTATTACATGGCATCGAAAAGCCCTGAAAATATCGGCTGGCATGACAAATTGGCCAAAACTTTGGTGGTAAAAGCAGATAGCAGTCAGCTAGTGAAAGAACCAAAAATAAAATAG
- the rpsF gene encoding 30S ribosomal protein S6, translating to MRHYELVLLVHPDQSDQVVGMVERYIKLVQDNNGVIHRLEDWGRRQLAYPINKIHKAHYVLFNIETDGETLAELEELFRYNDAIIRSLVMRRDDAVTEESQLAKNADEKRARKATTRRPDSRENDNDDNDNSED from the coding sequence ATGCGACATTACGAACTGGTGTTACTTGTACACCCAGACCAAAGCGACCAAGTGGTCGGCATGGTTGAGCGCTACATCAAGTTAGTTCAAGACAACAACGGTGTTATCCATCGTTTAGAAGATTGGGGCCGCCGTCAATTGGCATATCCAATCAACAAGATTCACAAAGCTCACTACGTTCTTTTCAACATTGAAACTGACGGTGAAACTTTAGCTGAACTTGAAGAATTATTCCGTTATAACGACGCGATCATTCGTAGTCTAGTTATGCGCCGTGACGACGCTGTCACTGAAGAGTCGCAGTTAGCCAAGAATGCCGATGAAAAACGCGCACGCAAAGCAACTACTCGTCGTCCAGACAGTCGTGAAAACGATAATGACGACAACGACAACAGTGAAGACTAA
- the rpsR gene encoding 30S ribosomal protein S18, which translates to MARFYRRRKFCRFTAEGITHIDYKDVELLKQYISDNGKIVPSRITGTSTKYQRQLATAIKQARYLSLLPYTDNHQG; encoded by the coding sequence ATGGCACGTTTCTATCGCCGTCGCAAATTCTGCCGTTTCACTGCTGAAGGCATCACTCACATCGATTATAAAGATGTTGAATTGCTAAAACAGTACATCAGTGATAATGGTAAAATCGTACCAAGCCGCATTACCGGTACATCTACTAAATATCAGCGTCAACTAGCTACTGCTATCAAGCAAGCTCGTTATTTATCGCTACTTCCATACACTGATAACCATCAGGGTTAA
- the rplI gene encoding 50S ribosomal protein L9, with protein sequence MQIILLQRIVNLGKLGETVDVKPGYGRNFLIPLGKALPATAANIEKFEARRAELEAEEAKEVAVAQERADALTDVNVIMRAKSGDEGKLFGSIGTRDIAEALTNSGLEVDRAEIKLPEGTLRQVGEYNVDIQLHHDVTATILVTILSEDGDNEESATEVEDENEDYSEE encoded by the coding sequence ATGCAAATTATTTTGTTACAGCGTATCGTCAACCTTGGTAAACTCGGTGAAACTGTCGATGTGAAACCAGGTTACGGACGTAACTTTCTTATCCCTTTGGGTAAAGCACTACCTGCTACTGCAGCTAACATTGAAAAGTTCGAAGCACGTCGTGCTGAGCTTGAAGCTGAAGAAGCCAAAGAAGTAGCTGTTGCTCAAGAACGTGCTGATGCGCTAACTGACGTTAATGTCATCATGCGTGCTAAATCAGGCGACGAAGGCAAGCTATTCGGCTCTATCGGTACACGCGATATCGCTGAAGCATTGACTAACTCAGGTCTAGAAGTAGACCGTGCTGAAATCAAGCTTCCTGAAGGCACTTTACGTCAAGTTGGCGAATACAATGTTGATATTCAGCTACATCATGACGTCACCGCTACTATTCTAGTTACCATTCTTTCTGAAGATGGCGACAACGAAGAGTCAGCAACAGAAGTAGAAGACGAGAACGAAGATTATTCAGAAGAGTAA
- a CDS encoding histidine phosphatase family protein, which yields MILYIWRHPKPMNTEGICIGQTDIGVDKRKLKRLANKIERFVRLHQLPKTIWVSPLQRSLKVGQILAQCGFECRVAPELAEIHFGEWDGCRWAQITKQEIDEWCNNFTHFAPSHGESLQQLFERVEGWLVKVSAEQEDSPVLVIGHAGWINAAKIMAADQEVPKTAAEWPRSVAYLSCNRIDI from the coding sequence ATGATTCTCTATATTTGGCGTCATCCCAAACCGATGAATACTGAAGGAATTTGTATTGGACAAACGGATATCGGCGTCGATAAACGTAAGTTGAAACGTCTTGCCAATAAAATCGAGCGCTTTGTGCGTTTGCATCAATTACCAAAAACAATTTGGGTTAGCCCCTTACAACGTTCACTAAAGGTCGGGCAAATATTAGCGCAATGTGGTTTTGAGTGTCGAGTCGCGCCTGAATTGGCTGAGATTCATTTTGGCGAATGGGATGGATGTCGGTGGGCGCAAATCACCAAGCAAGAGATTGATGAGTGGTGTAACAATTTTACCCATTTTGCGCCCAGTCATGGAGAGAGCTTGCAGCAGCTATTTGAGCGTGTTGAAGGTTGGTTGGTTAAGGTTTCAGCTGAACAAGAAGATAGCCCAGTATTAGTCATCGGTCATGCAGGCTGGATAAATGCCGCCAAGATAATGGCTGCTGACCAAGAAGTGCCGAAAACAGCCGCTGAGTGGCCGCGCTCTGTCGCATATCTGTCCTGTAATCGTATTGATATTTAA
- the cobS gene encoding adenosylcobinamide-GDP ribazoletransferase gives MSQSLNKPSNQPSSPRRTLAQLIKHEWILLLVAVQFLTRIPVPSFKHYDPQWLHQSSRHFPAVGLLVGLLCAGLFWLGSLLFTPLVAAALSTAFGIKLTGAFHEDGLADSCDGLGGGLTRERTLTIMKDSRLGTYGVLGLVSALLLKISLLASMPIPIAVIALIIGHTASRLLCISLLSLLPYGGEIEHAKAKPMAQQLTPIQGLYSSGWLILAIILVALIFPNTLQQIGLARWLLAMILALIATDYMRRLLRRRLDGYTGDGLGATQQLSEIAIYIGLAASIPFI, from the coding sequence ATGTCACAATCATTAAACAAACCATCAAATCAGCCATCCTCGCCTAGACGAACCCTTGCTCAATTGATAAAGCATGAATGGATATTGTTACTGGTTGCTGTTCAATTTTTAACCCGAATACCTGTACCGTCATTTAAGCATTATGATCCGCAATGGTTGCATCAAAGCAGTCGCCATTTTCCCGCAGTCGGTTTACTGGTGGGCTTACTCTGTGCTGGCTTGTTTTGGCTGGGCAGTCTCTTATTTACGCCCCTAGTTGCTGCAGCGCTGAGCACAGCTTTTGGAATTAAACTGACGGGCGCTTTTCATGAAGATGGTCTGGCGGATAGCTGTGACGGTCTCGGCGGTGGTCTGACTCGCGAGCGCACACTGACTATTATGAAAGACTCACGTCTAGGTACTTATGGTGTATTAGGTTTGGTGTCGGCGCTATTACTCAAAATCAGCTTACTTGCCTCGATGCCCATACCGATAGCTGTCATCGCGCTTATCATAGGACATACCGCGTCGCGTTTACTTTGCATTAGCCTGCTGTCTTTACTGCCTTATGGCGGCGAGATTGAACACGCAAAAGCCAAGCCGATGGCGCAGCAGTTGACGCCAATACAAGGGCTATATAGCAGTGGCTGGCTAATATTGGCTATTATTTTAGTCGCCCTTATATTCCCCAATACGCTGCAGCAGATTGGGCTTGCTCGATGGTTGTTAGCCATGATACTGGCGCTGATAGCCACTGACTACATGCGACGTTTATTGCGCAGGCGCTTGGATGGTTACACGGGCGATGGGCTCGGCGCGACGCAGCAGCTTAGTGAAATTGCTATTTATATCGGACTGGCTGCTTCTATACCCTTTATTTAA
- the cobT gene encoding nicotinate-nucleotide--dimethylbenzimidazole phosphoribosyltransferase, translated as MPTLTIFTAPTIANIENDELRLQLQQIIDLKTKPLGALGRIEALAVQLGMIQGTITPHIEQAQIRVFAADHGLTKHGTSAFPSAVTAQMVHNFLQGGAAINVLARQHNIELKVVDAGVDADFALHPKLLDYKVRHGSRDALTEPAMTAAECLAALENGMKVVKNLVGNLLIVGEMGIGNTSAASLLLARLGDLSIADCIGRGTGLDDAGLEHKTDILTQVLERHQQAQAPFDVLAALGGLEIAMMAGALIQAASERRILLIDGFIASSALLVAERLAPGVAQYAVFAHHSVEPGHAHLLKSLNAEPLLNMGMRLGEGSGAALAYPLLQSACAIINEMASFSDAGISEQNN; from the coding sequence ATGCCTACCTTGACCATATTTACCGCGCCTACTATAGCCAATATAGAAAATGATGAATTACGTCTGCAGCTACAGCAGATTATAGACCTAAAAACCAAGCCGCTGGGCGCGCTTGGGCGAATAGAGGCACTCGCTGTGCAGTTGGGCATGATTCAAGGAACGATCACACCGCATATTGAGCAAGCGCAAATACGAGTGTTTGCGGCAGACCATGGTTTGACTAAGCATGGTACTTCAGCGTTTCCTAGTGCTGTCACTGCGCAAATGGTTCATAACTTTTTGCAAGGCGGCGCTGCCATCAACGTACTGGCACGCCAGCATAATATTGAGTTAAAGGTTGTTGACGCTGGGGTGGATGCCGACTTTGCTCTTCATCCGAAATTGCTAGATTATAAAGTTCGCCATGGTAGCCGAGACGCGCTAACAGAGCCTGCAATGACAGCAGCAGAGTGTTTAGCAGCGCTAGAAAACGGCATGAAAGTCGTTAAGAATCTAGTGGGTAATCTGTTGATTGTTGGTGAAATGGGCATAGGCAATACTTCAGCAGCGAGTCTTTTGCTCGCAAGACTGGGCGACTTATCTATTGCTGATTGTATCGGTCGCGGTACCGGTCTTGATGATGCAGGATTAGAGCATAAGACGGATATTTTGACGCAAGTATTAGAGCGTCATCAACAGGCACAAGCACCGTTTGATGTACTCGCTGCATTGGGCGGGCTTGAAATTGCCATGATGGCGGGTGCGCTGATTCAGGCTGCTAGTGAACGGCGTATTCTCCTGATTGACGGTTTTATTGCCAGTAGCGCATTATTGGTGGCTGAACGCCTAGCGCCCGGTGTTGCTCAATACGCGGTCTTTGCTCATCATTCTGTTGAGCCGGGGCACGCGCATTTATTGAAATCACTAAATGCTGAGCCTTTACTTAATATGGGCATGCGCTTAGGCGAGGGTAGCGGGGCTGCGCTCGCGTATCCATTGTTGCAATCCGCTTGCGCCATTATCAATGAGATGGCAAGCTTTAGTGACGCCGGTATCAGTGAGCAAAACAACTGA
- a CDS encoding GntP family permease: protein MIVFWLVLTILFIIFATAKLKWHPFLVLILSAFLVALFYQVPLNTVAKTISDGFGGILGYIGLVIVFGTIIGLILEKTGAAIVMAETVIKVLGPRFPTLTMSIVGAVVSVPVFCDSGYIILNSLKETLAERLHVSSVAMSIALATGLYATHTFVPPTPGPIAAAGNLGLESNLGLVIMFGVVVTAVAVLAGWWWSNRFLNVAPDNIDALDAPAATLPENMKTRDDYSNMPSATMAFLPIIVPIVLICLSSVANFPSAPFGSGTLTDILVFIGNPLTALLIGLFLSFLLINTEQKTQQISDSISQGLVVAAPILLITGAGGAFGAMLKVTPIGDYLGTTLSALGLGIFMPFIVSAALKTAQGSTTVALVTTSAMIAPLLDQIGLDSELGRVFCVMAIGAGAMTISHANDSFFWIVSQFSRMSVAQAYKAHSMATGIQGVTSIVFIWLLTLVFI, encoded by the coding sequence ATGATCGTATTTTGGCTTGTGCTGACCATTCTTTTTATTATTTTTGCCACAGCAAAGTTAAAGTGGCATCCTTTTTTAGTATTGATATTATCAGCCTTTTTAGTAGCGCTATTTTACCAAGTACCGCTTAATACCGTTGCTAAAACCATCTCTGATGGCTTTGGCGGTATTTTAGGTTACATCGGTCTGGTTATTGTCTTTGGTACTATCATCGGGCTAATCCTTGAAAAAACAGGTGCCGCCATTGTAATGGCAGAAACGGTCATCAAAGTTTTGGGACCACGCTTCCCTACTTTGACCATGTCTATCGTTGGTGCTGTGGTTTCAGTGCCAGTATTCTGTGACTCTGGTTATATTATTTTAAACTCATTGAAAGAAACATTGGCCGAGCGTTTACACGTATCCAGTGTGGCGATGAGCATTGCCTTAGCGACAGGCTTATACGCAACTCATACCTTTGTACCGCCAACCCCAGGTCCAATTGCCGCAGCAGGTAACTTAGGACTAGAGTCCAATTTAGGTTTGGTCATCATGTTCGGTGTGGTGGTGACAGCGGTTGCTGTACTGGCTGGCTGGTGGTGGTCTAATCGCTTCTTGAATGTCGCTCCCGACAATATCGATGCACTGGATGCGCCAGCAGCGACTTTGCCTGAAAACATGAAGACACGCGACGACTATAGCAACATGCCATCCGCAACAATGGCGTTTTTGCCTATTATTGTCCCTATCGTATTGATTTGCTTATCGTCTGTTGCTAACTTCCCAAGTGCACCATTTGGCAGTGGCACGTTGACAGATATTTTAGTGTTTATCGGCAATCCACTCACGGCATTACTGATTGGTTTATTCTTGTCTTTCTTATTGATTAATACTGAACAAAAAACGCAGCAAATTAGCGACAGCATCTCACAAGGTTTGGTTGTGGCAGCGCCTATTCTCTTAATCACTGGCGCTGGTGGTGCATTTGGTGCCATGCTAAAAGTGACACCAATCGGTGACTATTTAGGCACGACATTGTCTGCGTTAGGGCTTGGTATTTTTATGCCATTCATTGTCTCTGCTGCTCTAAAAACGGCACAAGGCTCAACCACAGTCGCCTTGGTCACCACCTCTGCGATGATCGCGCCGTTATTGGATCAAATTGGTCTCGACAGTGAGCTTGGTCGCGTATTTTGTGTGATGGCCATTGGTGCAGGTGCCATGACTATCTCGCACGCCAATGACAGCTTTTTTTGGATTGTCAGTCAGTTTAGTCGTATGAGTGTGGCGCAGGCTTACAAAGCCCATTCTATGGCAACGGGTATTCAAGGCGTGACCAGCATCGTCTTTATCTGGCTATTAACCTTGGTATTTATTTAA
- a CDS encoding glycerate kinase, producing the protein MKILIAPDSFKESLDALDVCRAIQSGFSQVFPEADYKLLPMADGGEGTSAVLSYVLGGRWKEVVVNDPLMRPITAKYLLLPDATAVIEVAQACGLHLLTSDERNPVIASSYGVGELIADALEEGAKRIVIGLGGSATNDAGLGMLMALGITFHDINDTLLTHGGGALASLHRLDNINLHAKVLDTVFEVACDVTNPLCGLLGASAVFGPQKGACPEQVKALDKALSHFATMCGHHGYEDYQHVEGAGAAGGLGYAMMTFFQAKLKSGFDTVAEVAHLSQHIAEADLVITGEGKLDAQTAMGKVAGGISQVAKAIHTPVIAICGSVDGLKPAQTSQFEVIMPSIQKVDTIENVLSQAYGNIETTAVNIAASIKLGQNLK; encoded by the coding sequence ATGAAAATTTTAATTGCTCCCGACTCATTTAAAGAAAGCTTAGACGCACTGGATGTTTGCCGCGCCATTCAATCTGGCTTCAGCCAAGTGTTTCCAGAGGCTGATTATAAGCTACTGCCGATGGCTGATGGCGGCGAAGGCACATCTGCGGTACTGTCTTATGTATTGGGTGGGCGCTGGAAAGAAGTAGTGGTCAATGATCCACTGATGAGACCGATAACGGCAAAGTATTTGTTATTGCCCGACGCTACGGCTGTCATCGAAGTTGCTCAAGCGTGCGGATTACATCTACTGACAAGCGATGAACGCAATCCTGTGATTGCTAGCAGTTACGGTGTCGGCGAGCTGATTGCTGATGCGTTAGAAGAAGGGGCTAAACGTATCGTGATTGGTCTAGGTGGTAGCGCAACCAATGATGCAGGTCTTGGCATGCTAATGGCATTAGGCATCACATTTCACGATATCAATGACACTCTACTCACTCATGGTGGTGGCGCACTTGCCAGCCTACATAGGCTTGATAATATAAATCTTCATGCAAAGGTATTAGACACAGTATTTGAAGTCGCTTGTGATGTGACCAATCCATTATGTGGTCTTTTGGGTGCGAGCGCAGTATTTGGTCCACAAAAAGGCGCTTGTCCAGAGCAAGTAAAAGCTTTAGATAAAGCACTCAGTCACTTTGCCACCATGTGCGGTCATCACGGTTATGAGGACTACCAACATGTCGAAGGCGCTGGAGCAGCTGGTGGTCTTGGCTACGCGATGATGACATTCTTTCAAGCTAAGCTAAAATCAGGTTTTGACACAGTTGCTGAGGTGGCTCATTTGTCGCAGCATATTGCAGAGGCTGATCTCGTTATCACTGGCGAAGGTAAGCTCGATGCGCAAACAGCCATGGGTAAAGTGGCAGGTGGTATCAGTCAAGTCGCCAAGGCTATCCATACACCTGTTATCGCTATCTGCGGCAGTGTTGACGGACTCAAACCTGCGCAAACCAGCCAGTTCGAGGTCATCATGCCCAGTATTCAAAAAGTAGATACCATCGAAAACGTACTGAGTCAGGCTTATGGCAATATTGAAACCACAGCTGTCAATATCGCTGCGAGTATCAAACTTGGGCAAAACTTGAAATAA
- a CDS encoding LysR family transcriptional regulator → MINITWLRTFCALAEFGHFTRTAERLHMTQSGVSQHMRKLEDQLDTDLLIRQGKQFSLTNAGEQLYKEAGEILQRLSNLEQRIGEDPPYEGLVRLMSPGSVGLKLYPQLLTLQQQHPKLVIDYRFAPNSDIEKALANHEIDIGFMTDVSDDETVSCKPMAQEALILVTPATKVEPSWEHLTELGFIDHPDGAHHAGMLLTANYEQFQHINDFEKKGFSNQIGLILEPVSRGIGFTVLPAHAVAAYPKPELIKSHHLPVAVSETLYLAVRRRHALSNRLHTVIDEVTKWL, encoded by the coding sequence ATGATAAATATCACATGGTTGCGCACTTTTTGTGCGCTTGCCGAGTTCGGGCACTTCACTCGTACGGCTGAACGCTTACACATGACCCAATCTGGCGTGAGTCAGCATATGCGTAAGCTAGAAGATCAGTTGGACACAGACTTACTGATTCGTCAAGGAAAGCAGTTTTCACTGACCAATGCAGGTGAACAGCTCTATAAAGAAGCAGGGGAGATATTGCAGCGCTTATCAAATCTGGAGCAGCGTATCGGTGAAGATCCGCCTTACGAAGGATTGGTGCGTTTGATGTCACCGGGTAGTGTGGGACTCAAGCTATATCCGCAGCTTTTGACCTTACAACAGCAGCATCCAAAGCTAGTGATTGATTATCGCTTTGCCCCAAATTCTGATATAGAGAAGGCGCTTGCCAATCATGAGATTGACATTGGTTTTATGACGGATGTCTCAGATGATGAAACGGTTAGTTGCAAACCTATGGCGCAAGAAGCGCTAATATTAGTGACACCTGCAACTAAGGTAGAGCCTAGCTGGGAGCATCTCACCGAGCTTGGTTTTATTGATCATCCAGATGGTGCACATCATGCAGGTATGCTACTGACTGCCAATTATGAGCAATTCCAGCATATCAATGATTTTGAGAAAAAAGGCTTTTCTAATCAGATTGGTTTAATCTTAGAGCCAGTGAGTAGGGGTATAGGCTTTACCGTGCTACCTGCACATGCAGTGGCTGCTTATCCAAAGCCTGAGCTGATTAAAAGCCATCATCTGCCTGTTGCCGTTAGCGAGACGCTATATCTTGCGGTAAGACGACGGCATGCACTCTCTAATAGACTGCATACTGTCATTGATGAAGTAACGAAATGGCTATAG